Proteins encoded by one window of Salvia splendens isolate huo1 chromosome 7, SspV2, whole genome shotgun sequence:
- the LOC121740860 gene encoding uncharacterized protein LOC121740860 isoform X4 → MFRGNTSVLLSFKSSTAINGGLVTLHSHANILITLLYLNLFRAIFLSQNSHVILHLPTLTVGKSERCGLWVIDPAVSKLLCSLHIETERGVSETVLEIIGKKGYVQVNGKAYVEKSTISINGGDEIIFSSKTKQAYVSYCLWCSNSSFFIILFMVVGRNTLLYLFISLTYYYIFQLLTNTGESTTSMHPSVSSLEAHGGSKNGLHIEARSGAVASTLAPLSHPTDELSLIPPPSSQKQGSEIPSVPSTCKVSDNCIIDTSPSASEFNKKHRDQIKGLWKCLIDVKDLGVSFEKFPYYLSETTKNVLVASSYIHLKCPNMVELISELPAVCPRILLSGPEGSEMYKETLTRALANFFGVRLLIVNKIMLSGGGLTKEVESPKESSEPERATVFAKRTTADVDLTKLASSVDAAIASSAQSKDEASTATSKNYAFRKGDRVKFVGTSVAFGISPGQFPIRSPLYGSRGKVVLVFEGNGYSKIGVRFNRAVPEGNDLGGLCEGDHGFFCSAGSISLESSNDDDIDELVINDLFEVASMESKKGSLILFFKDIEKLVIRDLMAFTAFKMKLEALPENVVAIASHTRMDTPKEKPPPLLLLAKLNQTGFLDMHSVGDKCKLQDKNKEAPKSMKQLSRLFPNKVTVQIPQDEEILEDWKQMLDRDAMTMKSQENIALIRSVLSRFRYVCPDLETLCINDQALSGENVERAIGWALTHRFMYYTLPKVTDTSIVIQSASIKYGLDILRGTEDGNQSLKKSLKDVATENEFEKRLLAEVIPPGDIGVSFDHIAALENVKETLNELVMLPLQRPELFNKGQLRKPCKGVLLFGPPGTGKTMLAKAVATEAGANFINISTSSITSKWFGEGEKYVKAVFTLASKISPSVIFIDEVDSMLRKRESQGEHEAMRKIKNEFMVNWDGLRTKDKERVLVLAATNRPFDLDEAVIRRLPRRLMVSLPDAQNRDKILKVILATEELGPDVDLEAVAQMTEGYSGSDLKNLCVVASYYPIRQLLEKEKQEKALALAENRPLPSLHSSDVRSLTMDDFKKAHAQVCASVSSESQNMAQLQQWNELYGEGGTRKKTPLSYFL, encoded by the exons AAAAAGGATATGTTCAAGTTAATGGAAAGGCTTACGTTGAAAAATCCACCATCTCTATAAATGGAGGTGATGAGATTATCTTTAGCTCAAAAACTAAACAGGCTTACGTATCCTATTGTCTGTGGTGTTCTAATAGTAGTTTCTTCATCATATTGTTTATGGTGGTTGGTAGAAATACATTATTATACCTGTTTATTTCCTTGACATATTACTATATTTTCCAACTCCTTACCAACACTGGTGAATCGACAACTAGCATGCACCCTTCAGTAAGTAGCTTAGAAGCTCATGGTGGATCCAAAAATGGATTGCATATTGAGGCTAGATCAGGTGCCGTTGCGTCAACTCTGGCCCCCCTCTCACATCCTACTGATGAATTGTCTCTTATTCCACCACCATCATCTCAGAAACAAGGGTCTGAAATTCCATCAGTGCCTTCTACTTGCAAAGTGTCAGACAATTGTATCATTGATACCA GCCCATCAGCTTCTGAGTTTAATAAGAAACACAGAGATCAAATAAAGGGCTTATGGAAATGTTTAATCGATGTGAAAGATCTGGGTGtttcattcgagaagtttccCTATTATCTAAG TGAGACCACCAAGAATGTCCTTGTAGCTTCGTCATACATACATTTGAAGTGTCCGAACATGGTGGAGCTTATTTCAGAACTCCCTGCGGTGTGCCCAAGAATTTTGTTGTCAGGTCCAGAAG GTTCAGAAATGTATAAGGAAACATTGACTAGGGCACTTGCTAATTTTTTTGGTGTGAGACTCCTTATAGTCAACAAGATTATGTTATCTGGT GGGGGATTAACTAAGGAAGTTGAATCCCCAAAAGAAAGTTCAGAGCCTGAGAGAGCTACTGTGTTCGCTAAGCGAACAACTGCTGATGTAGACCTTACGAAACTAGCTTCGAGTGTGGATGCTGCTATAGCCTCTTCTGCGCAGTCTAAGGACGAAGCATCTACTGCTACGTCAAAGAACTACGCTTTCAGAAAAG GTGATAGAGTAAAGTTTGTTGGCACTTCAGTAGCATTTGGCATTTCTCCCGGTCAATTTCCAATTAG GAGTCCATTATATGGTTCCAGAGGCAAGGTGGTTCTTGTATTTGAAGGTAATGGCTATTCTAAAATTGGGGTTAGATTCAATAGAGCAGTTCCCGAAGGTAATGACCTCGGGGGCCTTTGCGAAGGAGATCAtggttttttttgttccg CTGGCTCAATAAGTCTTGAAAGTTCAAATGACGATGACATTGATGAGCTTGTCATAAATGATCTCTTTGAG GTTGCTTCCATGGAAAGTAAAAAGGGttcattaattttgtttttcaaaGACATCGAGAAATTGGTGATTAGGGATTTGATGGCATTTACAGCCTTTAAAATGAAGCTCGAAGCTTTGCCAGAAAATGTTGTTGCCATAGCTTCACATACTCGGATGGACACCCCAAAGGAAAAA CCTCCACCTCTCTTGCTTCTCGCAAAGTTAAACCAAACAGGATTCTTGGACATGCATTCTGTAGGG gATAAGTGTAAATTGCAAGACAAAAACAAAGAGGCCCCAAAAAGTATGAAGCAGCTCAGTCGTCTTTTCCCAAACAAAGTGACAGTACAGATTCCTCAG GATGAAGAAATACTGGAGGACTGGAAACAAATGCTAGATCGAGATGCCATGACAATGAAATCACAGGAAAATATTGCCCTTATCCGCTCG GTTTTAAGTCGGTTTAGATATGTTTGCCCTGATTTGGAAACATTGTGCATTAACGATCAAGCTTTGTCCGGTGAAA ATGTTGAAAGAGCTATCGGATGGGCTTTGACTCATCGCTTCATGTACTACACTCTACCAAAAGTCACAGATACATCAATTGTCATTCAAAGTGCAAG TATCAAATATGGGCTCGACATTCTACGTGGCACCGAAGACGGAAACCAGAGTTTAAAAAAATCTCTCAAG GACGTGGCTACTGAGAATGAATTCGAGAAAAGGCTCCTTGCTGAGGTCATTCCACCCGGTGACATTGGTGTTAGTTTCGACCACATTGCAGCATTGGAGAATGTGAAGGAAACTTTGAATGAATTAGTGATGCTACCTCTGCAAAGGCCAGAACTGTTCAACAAAGGACAACTTAGAAAA CCTTGTAAGGGAGTATTGCTCTTCGGGCCTCCTGGCACGGGTAAAACAATGCTTGCAAAAGCTGTTGCAACAGAAGCAGGTGCAAACTTCATCAACATATCTACGTCTAGCATTACCTCAAAG TGGTTTGGTGAAGGGGAGAAATACGTGAAAGCAGTCTTCACTTTGGCCAGCAAAATATCGCCCAGTGTTATATTTATTGATGAG GTTGACAGTATGTTAAGGAAACGGGAAAGCCAAGGAGAACATGAGGCAAtgcgtaaaataaaaaatgaatttatggtTAACTGGGACGGCTTGCGTACAAAGGATAAGGAACGAGTGCTAGTACTTGCTGCAACAAACAGGCCTTTTGATCTCGATGAGGCAGTAATAAGGAGGCTTCCCAGAAG GTTGATGGTCAGTCTGCCCGATGCTCAAAATAGGGACAAAATCTTAAAGGTGATATTAGCCACAGAAGAGCTAGGTCCAGATGTGGATCTCGAAGCAGTAGCTCAAATGACCGAGGGGTATTCGGGAAGTGATCTAAAG AATCTTTGTGTGGTAGCTTCATATTACCCGATAAGACAACTTTTGGAGAAAGAGAAGCAG GAAAAAGCTTTGGCACTGGCCGAGAACAGACCATTGCCTTCACTGCACAGTTCAGACGTTCGAAGCCTGACTATGGATGACTTCAAAAAAGCACATGCACAG GTATGTGCAAGTGTTTCATCGGAATCACAAAACATGGCCCAGCTTCAACAGTGGAACGAACTATACGGGGAAGGTGGAACGAGAAAGAAGACACCACTTAGCTACTTCTTGTAG
- the LOC121740860 gene encoding uncharacterized protein LOC121740860 isoform X5: MFRGNTSVLLSFKSSTAINGGLVTLHSHANILITLLYLNLFRAIFLSQNSHVILHLPTLTVGKSERCGLWVIDPAVSKLLCSLHIETERGVSETVLEIIGKKGYVQVNGKAYVEKSTISINGGDEIIFSSKTKQAYIFQLLTNTGESTTSMHPSVSSLEAHGGSKNGLHIEARSGAVASTLAPLSHPTDELSLIPPPSSQKQGSEIPSVPSTCKVSDNCIIDTSMEDAFSSGPSASEFNKKHRDQIKGLWKCLIDVKDLGVSFEKFPYYLSETTKNVLVASSYIHLKCPNMVELISELPAVCPRILLSGPEGSEMYKETLTRALANFFGVRLLIVNKIMLSGGGLTKEVESPKESSEPERATVFAKRTTADVDLTKLASSVDAAIASSAQSKDEASTATSKNYAFRKGDRVKFVGTSVAFGISPGQFPIRSPLYGSRGKVVLVFEGNGYSKIGVRFNRAVPEGNDLGGLCEGDHGFFCSAGSISLESSNDDDIDELVINDLFEVASMESKKGSLILFFKDIEKLVIRDLMAFTAFKMKLEALPENVVAIASHTRMDTPKEKPPPLLLLAKLNQTGFLDMHSVGDKCKLQDKNKEAPKSMKQLSRLFPNKVTVQIPQDEEILEDWKQMLDRDAMTMKSQENIALIRSVLSRFRYVCPDLETLCINDQALSGENVERAIGWALTHRFMYYTLPKVTDTSIVIQSASIKYGLDILRGTEDGNQSLKKSLKDVATENEFEKRLLAEVIPPGDIGVSFDHIAALENVKETLNELVMLPLQRPELFNKGQLRKPCKGVLLFGPPGTGKTMLAKAVATEAGANFINISTSSITSKWFGEGEKYVKAVFTLASKISPSVIFIDEVDSMLRKRESQGEHEAMRKIKNEFMVNWDGLRTKDKERVLVLAATNRPFDLDEAVIRRLPRRLMVSLPDAQNRDKILKVILATEELGPDVDLEAVAQMTEGYSGSDLKNLCVVASYYPIRQLLEKEKQEKALALAENRPLPSLHSSDVRSLTMDDFKKAHAQVCASVSSESQNMAQLQQWNELYGEGGTRKKTPLSYFL; the protein is encoded by the exons AAAAAGGATATGTTCAAGTTAATGGAAAGGCTTACGTTGAAAAATCCACCATCTCTATAAATGGAGGTGATGAGATTATCTTTAGCTCAAAAACTAAACAGGCTTAC ATTTTCCAACTCCTTACCAACACTGGTGAATCGACAACTAGCATGCACCCTTCAGTAAGTAGCTTAGAAGCTCATGGTGGATCCAAAAATGGATTGCATATTGAGGCTAGATCAGGTGCCGTTGCGTCAACTCTGGCCCCCCTCTCACATCCTACTGATGAATTGTCTCTTATTCCACCACCATCATCTCAGAAACAAGGGTCTGAAATTCCATCAGTGCCTTCTACTTGCAAAGTGTCAGACAATTGTATCATTGATACCAGTATGGAAGATGCTTTTTCCT CAGGCCCATCAGCTTCTGAGTTTAATAAGAAACACAGAGATCAAATAAAGGGCTTATGGAAATGTTTAATCGATGTGAAAGATCTGGGTGtttcattcgagaagtttccCTATTATCTAAG TGAGACCACCAAGAATGTCCTTGTAGCTTCGTCATACATACATTTGAAGTGTCCGAACATGGTGGAGCTTATTTCAGAACTCCCTGCGGTGTGCCCAAGAATTTTGTTGTCAGGTCCAGAAG GTTCAGAAATGTATAAGGAAACATTGACTAGGGCACTTGCTAATTTTTTTGGTGTGAGACTCCTTATAGTCAACAAGATTATGTTATCTGGT GGGGGATTAACTAAGGAAGTTGAATCCCCAAAAGAAAGTTCAGAGCCTGAGAGAGCTACTGTGTTCGCTAAGCGAACAACTGCTGATGTAGACCTTACGAAACTAGCTTCGAGTGTGGATGCTGCTATAGCCTCTTCTGCGCAGTCTAAGGACGAAGCATCTACTGCTACGTCAAAGAACTACGCTTTCAGAAAAG GTGATAGAGTAAAGTTTGTTGGCACTTCAGTAGCATTTGGCATTTCTCCCGGTCAATTTCCAATTAG GAGTCCATTATATGGTTCCAGAGGCAAGGTGGTTCTTGTATTTGAAGGTAATGGCTATTCTAAAATTGGGGTTAGATTCAATAGAGCAGTTCCCGAAGGTAATGACCTCGGGGGCCTTTGCGAAGGAGATCAtggttttttttgttccg CTGGCTCAATAAGTCTTGAAAGTTCAAATGACGATGACATTGATGAGCTTGTCATAAATGATCTCTTTGAG GTTGCTTCCATGGAAAGTAAAAAGGGttcattaattttgtttttcaaaGACATCGAGAAATTGGTGATTAGGGATTTGATGGCATTTACAGCCTTTAAAATGAAGCTCGAAGCTTTGCCAGAAAATGTTGTTGCCATAGCTTCACATACTCGGATGGACACCCCAAAGGAAAAA CCTCCACCTCTCTTGCTTCTCGCAAAGTTAAACCAAACAGGATTCTTGGACATGCATTCTGTAGGG gATAAGTGTAAATTGCAAGACAAAAACAAAGAGGCCCCAAAAAGTATGAAGCAGCTCAGTCGTCTTTTCCCAAACAAAGTGACAGTACAGATTCCTCAG GATGAAGAAATACTGGAGGACTGGAAACAAATGCTAGATCGAGATGCCATGACAATGAAATCACAGGAAAATATTGCCCTTATCCGCTCG GTTTTAAGTCGGTTTAGATATGTTTGCCCTGATTTGGAAACATTGTGCATTAACGATCAAGCTTTGTCCGGTGAAA ATGTTGAAAGAGCTATCGGATGGGCTTTGACTCATCGCTTCATGTACTACACTCTACCAAAAGTCACAGATACATCAATTGTCATTCAAAGTGCAAG TATCAAATATGGGCTCGACATTCTACGTGGCACCGAAGACGGAAACCAGAGTTTAAAAAAATCTCTCAAG GACGTGGCTACTGAGAATGAATTCGAGAAAAGGCTCCTTGCTGAGGTCATTCCACCCGGTGACATTGGTGTTAGTTTCGACCACATTGCAGCATTGGAGAATGTGAAGGAAACTTTGAATGAATTAGTGATGCTACCTCTGCAAAGGCCAGAACTGTTCAACAAAGGACAACTTAGAAAA CCTTGTAAGGGAGTATTGCTCTTCGGGCCTCCTGGCACGGGTAAAACAATGCTTGCAAAAGCTGTTGCAACAGAAGCAGGTGCAAACTTCATCAACATATCTACGTCTAGCATTACCTCAAAG TGGTTTGGTGAAGGGGAGAAATACGTGAAAGCAGTCTTCACTTTGGCCAGCAAAATATCGCCCAGTGTTATATTTATTGATGAG GTTGACAGTATGTTAAGGAAACGGGAAAGCCAAGGAGAACATGAGGCAAtgcgtaaaataaaaaatgaatttatggtTAACTGGGACGGCTTGCGTACAAAGGATAAGGAACGAGTGCTAGTACTTGCTGCAACAAACAGGCCTTTTGATCTCGATGAGGCAGTAATAAGGAGGCTTCCCAGAAG GTTGATGGTCAGTCTGCCCGATGCTCAAAATAGGGACAAAATCTTAAAGGTGATATTAGCCACAGAAGAGCTAGGTCCAGATGTGGATCTCGAAGCAGTAGCTCAAATGACCGAGGGGTATTCGGGAAGTGATCTAAAG AATCTTTGTGTGGTAGCTTCATATTACCCGATAAGACAACTTTTGGAGAAAGAGAAGCAG GAAAAAGCTTTGGCACTGGCCGAGAACAGACCATTGCCTTCACTGCACAGTTCAGACGTTCGAAGCCTGACTATGGATGACTTCAAAAAAGCACATGCACAG GTATGTGCAAGTGTTTCATCGGAATCACAAAACATGGCCCAGCTTCAACAGTGGAACGAACTATACGGGGAAGGTGGAACGAGAAAGAAGACACCACTTAGCTACTTCTTGTAG
- the LOC121740860 gene encoding uncharacterized protein LOC121740860 isoform X6: MGNSHVILHLPTLTVGKSERCGLWVIDPAVSKLLCSLHIETERGVSETVLEIIGKKGYVQVNGKAYVEKSTISINGGDEIIFSSKTKQAYVSYCLWCSNSSFFIILFMVVGRNTLLYLFISLTYYYIFQLLTNTGESTTSMHPSVSSLEAHGGSKNGLHIEARSGAVASTLAPLSHPTDELSLIPPPSSQKQGSEIPSVPSTCKVSDNCIIDTSMEDAFSSGPSASEFNKKHRDQIKGLWKCLIDVKDLGVSFEKFPYYLSETTKNVLVASSYIHLKCPNMVELISELPAVCPRILLSGPEGSEMYKETLTRALANFFGVRLLIVNKIMLSGGGLTKEVESPKESSEPERATVFAKRTTADVDLTKLASSVDAAIASSAQSKDEASTATSKNYAFRKGDRVKFVGTSVAFGISPGQFPIRSPLYGSRGKVVLVFEGNGYSKIGVRFNRAVPEGNDLGGLCEGDHGFFCSAGSISLESSNDDDIDELVINDLFEVASMESKKGSLILFFKDIEKLVIRDLMAFTAFKMKLEALPENVVAIASHTRMDTPKEKPPPLLLLAKLNQTGFLDMHSVGDKCKLQDKNKEAPKSMKQLSRLFPNKVTVQIPQDEEILEDWKQMLDRDAMTMKSQENIALIRSVLSRFRYVCPDLETLCINDQALSGENVERAIGWALTHRFMYYTLPKVTDTSIVIQSASIKYGLDILRGTEDGNQSLKKSLKDVATENEFEKRLLAEVIPPGDIGVSFDHIAALENVKETLNELVMLPLQRPELFNKGQLRKPCKGVLLFGPPGTGKTMLAKAVATEAGANFINISTSSITSKWFGEGEKYVKAVFTLASKISPSVIFIDEVDSMLRKRESQGEHEAMRKIKNEFMVNWDGLRTKDKERVLVLAATNRPFDLDEAVIRRLPRRLMVSLPDAQNRDKILKVILATEELGPDVDLEAVAQMTEGYSGSDLKNLCVVASYYPIRQLLEKEKQEKALALAENRPLPSLHSSDVRSLTMDDFKKAHAQVCASVSSESQNMAQLQQWNELYGEGGTRKKTPLSYFL, encoded by the exons AAAAAGGATATGTTCAAGTTAATGGAAAGGCTTACGTTGAAAAATCCACCATCTCTATAAATGGAGGTGATGAGATTATCTTTAGCTCAAAAACTAAACAGGCTTACGTATCCTATTGTCTGTGGTGTTCTAATAGTAGTTTCTTCATCATATTGTTTATGGTGGTTGGTAGAAATACATTATTATACCTGTTTATTTCCTTGACATATTACTATATTTTCCAACTCCTTACCAACACTGGTGAATCGACAACTAGCATGCACCCTTCAGTAAGTAGCTTAGAAGCTCATGGTGGATCCAAAAATGGATTGCATATTGAGGCTAGATCAGGTGCCGTTGCGTCAACTCTGGCCCCCCTCTCACATCCTACTGATGAATTGTCTCTTATTCCACCACCATCATCTCAGAAACAAGGGTCTGAAATTCCATCAGTGCCTTCTACTTGCAAAGTGTCAGACAATTGTATCATTGATACCAGTATGGAAGATGCTTTTTCCT CAGGCCCATCAGCTTCTGAGTTTAATAAGAAACACAGAGATCAAATAAAGGGCTTATGGAAATGTTTAATCGATGTGAAAGATCTGGGTGtttcattcgagaagtttccCTATTATCTAAG TGAGACCACCAAGAATGTCCTTGTAGCTTCGTCATACATACATTTGAAGTGTCCGAACATGGTGGAGCTTATTTCAGAACTCCCTGCGGTGTGCCCAAGAATTTTGTTGTCAGGTCCAGAAG GTTCAGAAATGTATAAGGAAACATTGACTAGGGCACTTGCTAATTTTTTTGGTGTGAGACTCCTTATAGTCAACAAGATTATGTTATCTGGT GGGGGATTAACTAAGGAAGTTGAATCCCCAAAAGAAAGTTCAGAGCCTGAGAGAGCTACTGTGTTCGCTAAGCGAACAACTGCTGATGTAGACCTTACGAAACTAGCTTCGAGTGTGGATGCTGCTATAGCCTCTTCTGCGCAGTCTAAGGACGAAGCATCTACTGCTACGTCAAAGAACTACGCTTTCAGAAAAG GTGATAGAGTAAAGTTTGTTGGCACTTCAGTAGCATTTGGCATTTCTCCCGGTCAATTTCCAATTAG GAGTCCATTATATGGTTCCAGAGGCAAGGTGGTTCTTGTATTTGAAGGTAATGGCTATTCTAAAATTGGGGTTAGATTCAATAGAGCAGTTCCCGAAGGTAATGACCTCGGGGGCCTTTGCGAAGGAGATCAtggttttttttgttccg CTGGCTCAATAAGTCTTGAAAGTTCAAATGACGATGACATTGATGAGCTTGTCATAAATGATCTCTTTGAG GTTGCTTCCATGGAAAGTAAAAAGGGttcattaattttgtttttcaaaGACATCGAGAAATTGGTGATTAGGGATTTGATGGCATTTACAGCCTTTAAAATGAAGCTCGAAGCTTTGCCAGAAAATGTTGTTGCCATAGCTTCACATACTCGGATGGACACCCCAAAGGAAAAA CCTCCACCTCTCTTGCTTCTCGCAAAGTTAAACCAAACAGGATTCTTGGACATGCATTCTGTAGGG gATAAGTGTAAATTGCAAGACAAAAACAAAGAGGCCCCAAAAAGTATGAAGCAGCTCAGTCGTCTTTTCCCAAACAAAGTGACAGTACAGATTCCTCAG GATGAAGAAATACTGGAGGACTGGAAACAAATGCTAGATCGAGATGCCATGACAATGAAATCACAGGAAAATATTGCCCTTATCCGCTCG GTTTTAAGTCGGTTTAGATATGTTTGCCCTGATTTGGAAACATTGTGCATTAACGATCAAGCTTTGTCCGGTGAAA ATGTTGAAAGAGCTATCGGATGGGCTTTGACTCATCGCTTCATGTACTACACTCTACCAAAAGTCACAGATACATCAATTGTCATTCAAAGTGCAAG TATCAAATATGGGCTCGACATTCTACGTGGCACCGAAGACGGAAACCAGAGTTTAAAAAAATCTCTCAAG GACGTGGCTACTGAGAATGAATTCGAGAAAAGGCTCCTTGCTGAGGTCATTCCACCCGGTGACATTGGTGTTAGTTTCGACCACATTGCAGCATTGGAGAATGTGAAGGAAACTTTGAATGAATTAGTGATGCTACCTCTGCAAAGGCCAGAACTGTTCAACAAAGGACAACTTAGAAAA CCTTGTAAGGGAGTATTGCTCTTCGGGCCTCCTGGCACGGGTAAAACAATGCTTGCAAAAGCTGTTGCAACAGAAGCAGGTGCAAACTTCATCAACATATCTACGTCTAGCATTACCTCAAAG TGGTTTGGTGAAGGGGAGAAATACGTGAAAGCAGTCTTCACTTTGGCCAGCAAAATATCGCCCAGTGTTATATTTATTGATGAG GTTGACAGTATGTTAAGGAAACGGGAAAGCCAAGGAGAACATGAGGCAAtgcgtaaaataaaaaatgaatttatggtTAACTGGGACGGCTTGCGTACAAAGGATAAGGAACGAGTGCTAGTACTTGCTGCAACAAACAGGCCTTTTGATCTCGATGAGGCAGTAATAAGGAGGCTTCCCAGAAG GTTGATGGTCAGTCTGCCCGATGCTCAAAATAGGGACAAAATCTTAAAGGTGATATTAGCCACAGAAGAGCTAGGTCCAGATGTGGATCTCGAAGCAGTAGCTCAAATGACCGAGGGGTATTCGGGAAGTGATCTAAAG AATCTTTGTGTGGTAGCTTCATATTACCCGATAAGACAACTTTTGGAGAAAGAGAAGCAG GAAAAAGCTTTGGCACTGGCCGAGAACAGACCATTGCCTTCACTGCACAGTTCAGACGTTCGAAGCCTGACTATGGATGACTTCAAAAAAGCACATGCACAG GTATGTGCAAGTGTTTCATCGGAATCACAAAACATGGCCCAGCTTCAACAGTGGAACGAACTATACGGGGAAGGTGGAACGAGAAAGAAGACACCACTTAGCTACTTCTTGTAG